A window of Costertonia aggregata contains these coding sequences:
- a CDS encoding ExbD/TolR family protein: MKLKGRNKVSPDFSMSSMTDIVFLLLIFFMLTANSPNALDLLLPKAKGKSRNTQNVSVSIDKNLQYFVNNQRINGDYIEIELKKALEGQEKPTIILRAEESVAIKEAVNVMDIANKNNYKVILAVRPN, from the coding sequence ATGAAATTAAAAGGAAGAAATAAGGTTAGTCCAGATTTCAGCATGTCCTCAATGACGGATATTGTTTTCCTGTTATTAATATTTTTCATGCTTACCGCCAACTCCCCAAATGCTTTGGATTTGCTGTTGCCAAAAGCAAAAGGTAAATCTAGGAATACGCAAAATGTATCGGTAAGTATAGATAAAAACCTGCAATATTTTGTAAACAATCAGAGAATCAACGGAGACTATATAGAAATTGAATTAAAAAAAGCATTGGAAGGTCAGGAAAAACCGACTATTATTCTAAGGGCGGAAGAAAGCGTTGCCATTAAGGAAGCGGTCAATGTTATGGACATCGCCAACAAGAACAATTACAAGGTCATCTTGGCCGTACGGCCCAATTAA
- the hemN gene encoding oxygen-independent coproporphyrinogen III oxidase has product MCSLVQKYNVPGPRYTSYPTVPYWDMESFSGKKWENTLQKSFEESNSSEGISLYIHLPFCESMCTFCGCHKRITKKHDVELPYLRSVLKEWELYCKLFSQRPIVKELHLGGGTPTFFSPDHLKTLINGIFARADKAAEYEFSFEGHPNNTTHEHLQALYDVGFRRVSYGVQDYNETVQKAIHRVQPFENVKKVTDYAREIGYTSIGHDIIFGLPHQSLAHVEQTILKTKTLMPDRLAFYSYAHVPWLKGNGQRGYKDSDLPTANEKRKQYEVGKQLLAKVGYEEIGMDHFALKTDSLYKAMESGELHRNFMGYTASKTKLMIGLGVSSISDSWYSFAQNVKNLEEYHHLVNNGIIPIYRGHILNDEDETVRRHILNLMCRFETSWSSDHGFFDQLPNTVERLKEMEQDDVLKITSNAIKVTEKGKPFIRNICMAFDMHLHRKTPKTRLFSMTI; this is encoded by the coding sequence ATGTGCAGTCTTGTTCAAAAATATAATGTTCCTGGTCCGCGTTACACGAGTTACCCCACTGTTCCCTATTGGGATATGGAGTCGTTCTCGGGGAAAAAATGGGAAAATACCTTACAAAAAAGTTTTGAAGAGAGTAATAGTTCGGAAGGGATAAGCTTATACATACATCTTCCATTTTGTGAAAGTATGTGTACGTTCTGTGGTTGCCACAAGCGAATAACGAAGAAACATGATGTTGAGTTACCGTATTTACGATCTGTTTTAAAAGAATGGGAACTCTATTGTAAACTCTTTTCGCAAAGACCCATTGTAAAAGAACTGCATTTGGGAGGTGGCACTCCTACATTTTTTTCTCCGGACCATTTAAAAACCCTCATCAATGGCATATTTGCACGTGCCGATAAGGCTGCAGAGTATGAGTTTAGTTTTGAAGGCCACCCTAACAACACAACACATGAACATCTACAGGCATTGTATGATGTTGGGTTTAGAAGAGTGAGTTATGGTGTACAGGACTATAACGAAACGGTTCAAAAAGCCATACACAGGGTTCAGCCCTTTGAAAATGTCAAAAAAGTTACCGATTATGCAAGGGAGATAGGGTATACCTCTATTGGTCATGATATTATATTTGGCCTTCCGCATCAAAGTTTGGCACACGTAGAACAGACCATTTTAAAGACCAAGACATTAATGCCCGACCGTTTGGCTTTTTATAGTTATGCTCATGTGCCTTGGTTAAAAGGCAATGGCCAACGAGGTTATAAGGATTCTGACCTGCCAACCGCAAACGAAAAGAGAAAACAGTATGAAGTTGGAAAGCAACTTTTGGCCAAAGTAGGTTATGAGGAAATCGGGATGGATCATTTTGCCCTAAAAACCGATAGTTTATATAAAGCTATGGAATCTGGGGAATTGCATAGAAACTTTATGGGCTATACCGCATCAAAGACCAAACTAATGATAGGCCTGGGAGTATCAAGTATAAGCGATAGCTGGTATAGTTTTGCCCAAAATGTCAAAAACTTGGAAGAATACCATCATTTGGTAAACAATGGTATCATCCCTATTTATAGAGGTCACATTCTTAATGATGAAGATGAGACGGTCCGTCGTCATATTTTAAATTTAATGTGCAGGTTTGAAACTTCATGGAGCAGCGATCATGGTTTTTTTGACCAACTCCCAAATACCGTTGAAAGATTAAAAGAAATGGAACAGGACGATGTGTTGAAAATTACTTCGAACGCCATAAAGGTCACAGAAAAAGGAAAACCCTTTATACGTAATATTTGTATGGCTTTTGACATGCATTTACATAGGAAAACACCGAAAACACGATTGTTTTCCATGACCATATAA
- a CDS encoding GTP-binding protein, with the protein MKVLSNDIVLRPRFKLQLSGAKEPLLNVLKISERTPFLVKRIDDHVFIKFNAEQSHFWSPQLHLEINETEDGNSVLYGLFGPNPTLWTFFIFIHFGIATVFIVLGIWAYSSAVLKKPFSLQMGLMVCMVLIWIALYIFGRLGKHKGKPQMHKLYQFMLEALSA; encoded by the coding sequence ATGAAGGTTTTATCCAATGATATTGTTTTGAGACCAAGGTTTAAATTACAGCTTTCCGGGGCAAAAGAGCCGCTATTGAACGTATTGAAAATTTCGGAGAGAACACCATTTTTGGTCAAACGTATCGATGACCATGTGTTCATCAAATTTAATGCGGAGCAATCCCACTTTTGGTCACCTCAGCTACACTTGGAAATCAACGAAACCGAAGATGGAAATTCTGTACTTTACGGATTATTCGGGCCCAACCCTACACTTTGGACCTTCTTTATATTCATACATTTTGGGATTGCGACCGTATTTATAGTTTTAGGCATTTGGGCCTACTCCAGTGCTGTTTTGAAAAAACCCTTTTCCCTGCAAATGGGTTTAATGGTCTGTATGGTACTCATATGGATTGCCCTTTACATTTTTGGACGGTTGGGCAAACATAAGGGTAAACCTCAAATGCATAAACTGTATCAATTTATGTTAGAGGCTCTTTCCGCTTAA
- a CDS encoding universal stress protein, which yields MKNIIVPVDFSQQSENALQVAASIAKNNSAKIFALHMLELNEAMISSSEGLHPEQTVFFIKLAEKRFKDFLDKPYLDGVKVVPIIKHFKVFKEIGEVAKEHDADLIVMGSHGTDGIKEIFIGSNTEKVVRHSDTPVLVVKYKMKDFNPKNIVFACNLRKESIHALQRAKFIAENFGAKLNLVYINTPGDDFLSTNDIDVKIQNFCNAVGFDMQIEIYNDYSVEKGILNYTDAIQADLIGMPTHGRKGLSHFFMGSIGEDIANHSLVPVITFKI from the coding sequence ATGAAAAATATAATAGTACCAGTAGATTTTTCCCAGCAGTCCGAAAATGCTTTACAAGTAGCGGCATCAATTGCAAAAAATAACAGTGCCAAGATATTTGCCCTTCACATGTTGGAGCTCAATGAGGCAATGATTTCCTCAAGCGAAGGTCTTCATCCCGAGCAAACCGTGTTCTTTATTAAACTTGCCGAAAAAAGATTCAAGGACTTTTTGGACAAGCCATATTTAGATGGGGTAAAAGTTGTACCTATTATCAAACATTTTAAAGTGTTCAAAGAAATAGGGGAGGTGGCCAAAGAGCACGATGCTGATTTGATAGTGATGGGCTCGCACGGTACCGATGGGATAAAAGAAATATTTATAGGTTCCAATACCGAGAAGGTAGTTCGCCACTCGGATACCCCCGTTTTGGTAGTTAAATACAAGATGAAGGATTTTAATCCAAAAAATATAGTCTTCGCCTGTAACCTAAGAAAAGAAAGCATACACGCTTTGCAAAGGGCCAAGTTCATAGCTGAAAATTTTGGGGCAAAATTAAATTTGGTATACATAAACACTCCTGGAGACGACTTTTTAAGTACCAATGATATTGATGTGAAAATCCAAAACTTCTGCAATGCGGTCGGTTTTGATATGCAAATCGAAATATATAATGATTATTCGGTCGAAAAGGGAATATTGAATTATACTGACGCCATACAGGCAGATCTCATTGGTATGCCCACACATGGTAGAAAAGGGCTTTCCCACTTTTTTATGGGTAGTATAGGCGAAGACATTGCAAACCACTCTCTGGTACCGGTAATAACATTTAAGATTTAG
- a CDS encoding cbb3-type cytochrome c oxidase N-terminal domain-containing protein, with amino-acid sequence MKNSSAWWIRIPVLFFLIFGLMEFFVDSGEKPAFIEYPMAQFFLLLVLMILITIEVIVKSIENVMFQTLSEEGKERYLASKNKKWEWKWGKETYKKLLGSKPVEAEGEIILDHNYDGIRELDNKLPPWWVYMFYATILFGVVYLARFHVFGDYDQDTEYITEVTLAKAEIEEYKKNAKDLVDVNTVELLTDASDISAGKGIFETNCVACHMADGGGGIGPNLTDENWILGGGIKNVFNTISEGGRDGKGMVAWKQSLKPLEMAQVASYVLKFQGTTPANPKAAEGDIWIDPHMKADAPAVDSVKIEVETDTLEYKKIIDDQGTVIQ; translated from the coding sequence ATGAAAAACAGTTCAGCTTGGTGGATCAGAATTCCAGTACTATTCTTCCTCATTTTTGGGTTGATGGAGTTCTTTGTTGATTCAGGGGAAAAACCGGCCTTTATCGAATACCCTATGGCGCAATTCTTTTTACTGTTGGTATTAATGATATTGATCACCATTGAAGTAATAGTAAAGTCTATCGAAAATGTAATGTTCCAGACCCTATCGGAAGAAGGCAAGGAGCGCTACTTGGCCTCAAAAAACAAAAAATGGGAATGGAAATGGGGCAAGGAAACCTACAAAAAGTTATTGGGCTCCAAGCCTGTCGAGGCAGAAGGCGAAATAATCTTGGACCACAATTATGATGGTATTCGTGAATTGGACAATAAACTCCCGCCATGGTGGGTGTACATGTTTTATGCGACCATACTATTTGGAGTGGTGTATTTGGCACGTTTTCACGTGTTCGGCGACTATGACCAAGATACCGAATATATTACCGAGGTAACTCTGGCAAAAGCAGAAATAGAGGAATACAAGAAAAACGCAAAAGACCTTGTAGATGTCAATACGGTAGAACTTCTTACCGATGCTTCCGATATAAGTGCGGGAAAAGGTATTTTTGAAACGAACTGTGTAGCCTGCCACATGGCCGATGGCGGCGGCGGGATTGGCCCCAACCTTACAGATGAGAACTGGATACTTGGTGGAGGCATCAAAAATGTATTCAATACGATTTCCGAAGGCGGTAGGGACGGTAAAGGCATGGTCGCCTGGAAACAGAGTTTAAAGCCCCTTGAGATGGCACAAGTGGCAAGCTACGTGCTTAAATTTCAAGGCACTACGCCCGCCAATCCAAAAGCGGCCGAAGGCGATATTTGGATAGATCCGCATATGAAGGCCGATGCGCCAGCGGTTGATTCCGTTAAGATAGAAGTAGAAACGGATACTTTAGAATACAAAAAAATCATTGACGACCAAGGAACGGTCATTCAATAA
- a CDS encoding bifunctional folylpolyglutamate synthase/dihydrofolate synthase, protein MTYAETLHWMFAQLPMYQQKGKAAFNGKLDNIKAFCAHLGNPQQKFKSIHVAGTNGKGSSSHLLASILQEAGYTVGLYTSPHLKDFRERIRINGKPVSKRFVVDFIADNTSLLEQHKLSFFEMTVGMAFEYFAKQNIDIAVVEVGLGGRLDSTNIITPEVSLITNIGYDHMDMLGNTLEKIAHEKAGIIKKQVPVVISETQEEIKDVFESVAKHNNAKLIFADQKIEKDYETSLLGNYQKKNVKGAIATVQELITFEVGTGHIKKGLLNVVENTGLLGRWQVLRKTPTVVCDTAHNSEGLKLVLSQIRQQQYEEIHFVLGFVNDKDLHKILPLFPKNGYYYFAKPNIPRGLEVDALWQTAKKYGLKGNAYNSIAQALETALSNAKPNDFVYVGGSTFVVAEVV, encoded by the coding sequence GTGACTTACGCAGAAACCTTACATTGGATGTTCGCACAGCTTCCTATGTACCAACAAAAGGGAAAAGCAGCGTTCAATGGCAAGCTGGACAATATAAAAGCCTTTTGCGCCCACCTTGGAAATCCACAGCAAAAATTTAAGAGTATTCATGTTGCAGGAACCAATGGCAAAGGTTCAAGTAGCCACCTGTTGGCATCCATTCTTCAAGAAGCAGGCTATACCGTTGGTCTGTATACCTCACCACATTTGAAAGATTTTAGGGAACGCATCAGGATAAACGGTAAGCCGGTTTCAAAAAGGTTCGTGGTTGATTTCATAGCAGATAATACGTCTTTGTTAGAGCAGCACAAACTATCTTTTTTTGAGATGACCGTAGGTATGGCCTTTGAATATTTTGCAAAGCAAAATATTGATATCGCAGTTGTTGAAGTAGGTTTGGGAGGACGTTTGGATTCAACGAATATAATAACTCCCGAAGTTTCCTTGATCACGAATATTGGTTACGATCATATGGATATGCTGGGAAACACTCTTGAAAAAATCGCTCACGAAAAAGCGGGGATCATAAAAAAACAAGTTCCAGTGGTCATTAGTGAAACCCAAGAAGAAATTAAAGACGTATTTGAATCCGTCGCAAAACACAATAACGCCAAACTTATCTTTGCGGACCAAAAAATAGAAAAAGATTACGAAACTTCCCTCTTGGGAAACTATCAGAAAAAGAATGTAAAAGGGGCTATAGCGACTGTTCAAGAACTGATTACTTTTGAGGTTGGCACAGGCCATATAAAAAAAGGACTTTTAAACGTTGTTGAAAATACCGGGCTCTTGGGAAGATGGCAGGTTTTACGCAAAACCCCGACCGTAGTTTGCGATACTGCCCATAATAGTGAGGGCTTAAAACTGGTCTTGAGCCAAATCCGACAACAACAATATGAAGAAATACATTTTGTACTGGGCTTTGTCAACGATAAGGATTTACATAAGATACTCCCGCTTTTTCCTAAAAACGGATATTACTATTTTGCAAAACCCAATATACCTAGGGGTTTGGAGGTTGATGCCTTATGGCAAACAGCTAAAAAATATGGTCTAAAGGGGAATGCTTATAATTCAATAGCACAAGCGCTTGAGACAGCATTGAGCAATGCCAAACCAAATGATTTTGTATATGTCGGCGGTAGCACGTTTGTAGTGGCCGAAGTTGTTTAG
- a CDS encoding energy transducer TonB translates to MSFLDTRHKKKSFTLTTLLLSVLLLFLLYIGLNETIPKEEKGITVNFGTTDFGSGRVQPKEKIRSEPLDTPPVETVEQEAVVTPVQEQVQEEKIAEDKPTEKVLTQESEESIRIKQQREAKRKADDAAKKAKAEADKKARAEKAAAEKAQRERDAKKKSVDNLFDGFNKSDGTASGSEGDDDKTGDKGKPEGNPYAASYYGSPGSGSGTGGYGLGGRSLVSKGAVQQDCNQEGRVVVEIHVDRSGKVIKARPGVKGTTNKHPCLLKPAKETAFKHKWNLDSKAPSPQVGFVVVNFKLGE, encoded by the coding sequence ATGTCATTCTTGGATACGAGACACAAGAAAAAATCGTTCACACTTACAACCCTGTTGTTAAGTGTTTTGTTGTTATTTTTACTCTACATAGGTCTTAACGAAACCATACCGAAAGAAGAGAAGGGTATTACCGTAAACTTTGGTACAACCGATTTTGGCAGCGGCCGTGTTCAACCCAAAGAAAAAATACGTTCGGAACCTTTGGATACGCCTCCCGTAGAAACTGTAGAACAAGAAGCTGTAGTTACGCCCGTTCAGGAACAGGTTCAAGAAGAAAAAATTGCAGAGGATAAACCTACCGAGAAGGTCTTAACACAAGAAAGTGAAGAATCCATAAGGATAAAACAGCAAAGGGAGGCCAAAAGAAAAGCCGATGATGCCGCCAAAAAAGCTAAAGCCGAAGCGGATAAAAAGGCAAGGGCCGAGAAAGCTGCTGCAGAAAAAGCGCAACGGGAACGCGATGCCAAAAAGAAATCTGTGGACAATCTATTTGATGGGTTTAACAAATCGGATGGTACTGCATCAGGTTCGGAAGGTGATGATGACAAAACAGGCGATAAGGGCAAGCCCGAAGGTAACCCTTATGCGGCAAGTTATTACGGTAGTCCCGGTTCGGGCAGTGGTACAGGAGGCTATGGTCTGGGTGGAAGGTCTTTAGTGAGTAAAGGTGCCGTTCAACAAGATTGTAATCAAGAGGGTAGGGTTGTGGTCGAAATTCACGTAGATCGTAGTGGGAAAGTAATCAAAGCAAGACCTGGTGTAAAAGGTACGACCAACAAACATCCTTGTTTGCTGAAACCCGCAAAAGAGACGGCATTTAAGCATAAATGGAATTTGGATTCAAAGGCACCAAGCCCGCAAGTAGGTTTTGTCGTGGTCAATTTTAAACTCGGGGAGTAA
- a CDS encoding FixH family protein encodes MKINWGTAIVLAFIGFIGFILFFVVRMNMDDRANHDLVTPDYYNAELAYQKEIDAENNAEKDNVKIDIKKTSQGLRLEFPKHLEAKKIIGTVSLYRPSNKHLDFDLPISLSNTHLLIPDKRLLDGRWDIKISWQYHNKTYLHKQSVTY; translated from the coding sequence ATGAAAATAAATTGGGGAACAGCAATCGTATTGGCATTTATCGGGTTCATTGGTTTTATACTCTTTTTCGTGGTCAGAATGAATATGGACGACCGTGCCAACCACGACTTGGTCACGCCGGACTATTACAACGCAGAATTGGCGTACCAAAAAGAAATCGATGCAGAAAACAACGCTGAAAAGGATAACGTAAAAATCGATATCAAAAAAACATCGCAGGGATTACGACTTGAGTTTCCCAAACATTTAGAAGCTAAAAAAATAATAGGAACAGTGTCCCTATACAGACCATCTAATAAGCACTTGGATTTTGACTTACCCATTAGTCTGTCCAATACACATTTGCTCATACCTGACAAACGTTTGTTGGATGGTCGCTGGGACATTAAAATTTCCTGGCAATACCATAACAAAACGTATTTGCATAAACAAAGTGTTACTTACTAA
- a CDS encoding sulfite exporter TauE/SafE family protein, which translates to MVLSAIILGLLGSLHCVGMCGPIAFMLPVDRTNHIKKISQIFIYHFGRLMAYGFIGLVFGLLGKGLYVFGIQQKLSIFIGFVMIALVLIPYKTFNKYNLSKPVYKMISKVKNKLGKELRKKTPDTFLTIGFLNGFLPCGLVYMALFGAIAMGDALQGGLYMVLFGLGTVPLMTTAIYFSSILKGTRKKSIQRLIPAFVILVGFLFIVRGMGLGIPYLSPKPVIEIVSTNVECHP; encoded by the coding sequence ATGGTTTTATCCGCAATTATATTAGGTCTCTTGGGAAGTCTGCACTGCGTCGGTATGTGCGGGCCAATAGCCTTTATGCTGCCCGTGGATAGAACGAACCATATAAAAAAAATCTCCCAAATATTCATTTACCACTTTGGGCGCTTAATGGCCTACGGTTTTATCGGTTTGGTATTCGGGCTATTGGGCAAAGGGCTCTATGTTTTTGGCATACAACAGAAACTATCCATTTTTATAGGGTTTGTAATGATCGCCTTGGTTTTGATTCCGTATAAAACCTTTAATAAATATAATCTTTCCAAACCCGTCTACAAGATGATTTCAAAAGTGAAAAACAAGCTTGGGAAAGAGCTTAGGAAAAAGACGCCCGATACTTTTTTAACCATTGGCTTTTTAAACGGGTTCTTGCCATGCGGATTGGTATACATGGCGCTTTTTGGTGCCATTGCCATGGGGGATGCCCTACAAGGCGGTCTATATATGGTCTTGTTTGGACTAGGTACCGTTCCCCTAATGACCACCGCCATATATTTTAGCAGTATTTTAAAGGGCACCAGAAAAAAGAGCATACAAAGGCTAATACCGGCTTTTGTGATTTTGGTCGGTTTTTTGTTCATTGTCCGTGGAATGGGGCTAGGCATACCTTACCTATCTCCCAAACCCGTTATTGAAATCGTATCAACGAATGTTGAATGCCACCCATAA
- a CDS encoding acetyl-CoA hydrolase/transferase family protein: MKIVTPHEAVSFIKSGNRIFLQGAAMTPNTLIDAFCERYHELENVEIISIHTEGDAKYAHAPYKDSFTMNSCFVGGNVRSVVNSSQGDYIPIFLSEIHLLFRRNILPLDVAIVQVSPPDKHGFCSLGVSVDIALPAIQTAKKVIAQINPSVPRTHGDGIIHIKNIDCAIQMNAPIHTHGISPISETEQQIGKHVAGLIEDGATLQMGIGNIPNAVLDNLDNHEHLGIHTEMFSDGVLPLIEKGVITGEKKEVKTGKIVTCFAVGSQKLYDFVDDNPLVHFKEAAYTNDTAIIRKNPKVTAINSAIEIDLTGQVCADTIGSRQYSGVGGQMDFIRGASLSKGGKPIFAMPSVTAKGMSKITPYLKQGAGVTTTRAHVHYVATEYGVVDLFGKNLKERSKALISIAHPDHREQLEKDSHKRFKNE, from the coding sequence ATGAAAATAGTAACACCGCATGAAGCGGTCTCTTTTATAAAATCGGGCAACAGAATATTTTTACAAGGTGCGGCCATGACACCCAATACTCTTATTGATGCATTTTGCGAAAGATACCATGAATTAGAAAATGTAGAGATTATATCAATTCATACCGAGGGTGATGCAAAATATGCACACGCGCCATACAAAGATAGCTTTACGATGAACAGCTGTTTTGTCGGAGGCAATGTAAGAAGTGTCGTAAACAGTTCGCAAGGTGATTACATACCCATTTTTTTAAGTGAGATACACTTACTTTTTCGTAGAAATATTTTGCCTTTGGATGTGGCTATCGTTCAGGTCTCTCCACCGGACAAGCATGGATTTTGTTCTTTGGGCGTATCGGTTGATATCGCATTGCCCGCCATACAAACCGCCAAGAAAGTTATCGCTCAAATCAATCCGTCCGTTCCGCGAACACATGGTGACGGTATCATACATATAAAAAATATAGATTGTGCGATTCAGATGAACGCGCCCATACATACCCATGGTATCTCGCCAATTTCAGAAACAGAACAGCAAATAGGAAAACACGTGGCCGGACTTATAGAAGACGGGGCTACGTTACAAATGGGCATTGGCAATATTCCCAATGCCGTATTGGACAATCTTGATAATCACGAACATTTGGGCATACATACCGAAATGTTTTCAGATGGCGTGCTTCCGCTTATAGAAAAAGGTGTGATCACTGGTGAGAAAAAAGAAGTAAAGACAGGGAAAATAGTAACTTGTTTTGCGGTGGGGTCTCAAAAGTTATATGATTTTGTAGATGACAACCCTTTGGTTCATTTTAAGGAGGCAGCCTATACCAACGATACTGCCATAATACGCAAAAACCCAAAAGTAACCGCCATAAACAGTGCCATTGAAATAGATTTAACGGGACAAGTATGTGCAGACACCATTGGCAGCAGGCAATATTCCGGTGTTGGTGGACAAATGGATTTTATTCGCGGGGCTTCCTTATCAAAAGGTGGAAAACCCATCTTCGCAATGCCCTCTGTCACCGCAAAGGGCATGTCCAAAATAACTCCATATTTAAAGCAGGGTGCCGGGGTTACCACGACCAGGGCCCATGTGCATTATGTGGCTACAGAATATGGTGTGGTAGACCTTTTTGGAAAAAATCTAAAAGAACGCTCAAAAGCGTTGATTTCAATAGCGCATCCCGACCATAGGGAACAATTGGAAAAAGATTCCCATAAAAGGTTTAAAAATGAATGA
- a CDS encoding group III truncated hemoglobin: MANEKSDITNRSDVQLLVETFYGKIRKDEALAPIFNSIVTDWESHFTLLTDFWETQLFLKRKYTGNPITVHEAVDGKMNHTITSEHFGQWLNIWFETVDTLFTGETAWIAKNRAQKMSTMLFVKIFEHRKKGNV, from the coding sequence ATGGCAAACGAAAAAAGCGATATAACAAATAGGTCGGATGTTCAATTATTGGTTGAAACCTTTTACGGTAAAATCAGAAAAGATGAAGCACTGGCTCCTATTTTTAATAGCATCGTTACCGATTGGGAAAGCCATTTTACACTACTTACCGATTTTTGGGAGACCCAGCTCTTTTTAAAACGGAAGTATACGGGAAACCCCATAACCGTTCACGAAGCGGTTGATGGGAAAATGAACCATACGATTACATCTGAGCATTTTGGGCAATGGCTCAACATATGGTTTGAAACTGTGGATACACTTTTTACCGGTGAAACAGCTTGGATAGCAAAAAACAGGGCCCAAAAAATGAGTACTATGCTTTTTGTGAAAATATTTGAGCATAGAAAAAAGGGAAACGTATAA
- the ccoG gene encoding cytochrome c oxidase accessory protein CcoG, whose amino-acid sequence MTQEKENFRDSIGTINEEGKRAWVFPKKPSGKFWEYRKYVSYFLLAFLFAAPFIKVQGNQFLMFNVLERRFNIFGFPFWPQDFHLFVISMIIGVIFVALFTVAFGRIFCGWMCPQTIFMEMVFRRIEFWIDGDRGAQIKLDRQPWNAKKIRKRVLKWSVFFIISFLIANVFLAYLISSDRLIRYITDGPLQHLSTLVSLLIFTAVFYFVFAWFREQVCIIACPYGRMQGVLLDNKSIVVAYDHKRGEAEKGRKKFRKNEDREALGYGDCIDCFQCVNVCPTGIDIRNGTQLECINCTACIDECDTIMEKVNLPKGLIRYASENEITKKEKFKFTPRLKGYTAVLTILIGVLAGMLFLRNDLEANILRLPGQLYEHKEGNIISNVYTYKLVNKTTKDVEDVNFKLLSHKGTIELVRQNDFTVPAQDLAEGTLFIEINNTAIKSDKEKVKVGIYSDGELIETTVTAFLAPRSYK is encoded by the coding sequence ATGACGCAGGAAAAAGAAAACTTCAGGGATTCCATCGGAACGATAAACGAGGAAGGTAAGCGTGCCTGGGTATTTCCAAAAAAACCTAGCGGTAAGTTTTGGGAATATCGCAAGTATGTAAGTTACTTTCTGCTGGCCTTTTTATTCGCAGCCCCGTTTATAAAAGTTCAAGGAAATCAGTTTTTGATGTTCAATGTCTTGGAACGCCGTTTTAATATTTTCGGTTTTCCGTTTTGGCCACAGGATTTTCACCTGTTCGTAATATCGATGATTATCGGGGTCATATTCGTAGCACTGTTTACTGTTGCCTTTGGTAGGATTTTTTGTGGGTGGATGTGCCCCCAGACCATTTTTATGGAAATGGTATTTAGAAGGATAGAGTTCTGGATAGATGGTGACAGGGGAGCTCAGATAAAACTGGACCGCCAACCCTGGAACGCTAAAAAAATAAGAAAACGGGTACTTAAATGGAGCGTTTTCTTCATCATATCGTTTTTGATAGCCAATGTATTTTTAGCCTATTTGATAAGTAGCGATAGGTTGATACGATATATTACCGACGGGCCTTTGCAACACTTGAGCACTTTGGTATCACTGCTCATATTTACCGCTGTTTTTTATTTTGTGTTCGCATGGTTTAGGGAACAGGTATGTATCATCGCCTGCCCCTATGGTCGTATGCAAGGTGTCTTGTTGGACAATAAATCTATCGTCGTGGCGTATGACCATAAACGTGGCGAGGCGGAAAAGGGAAGGAAAAAATTTCGCAAAAACGAGGATAGGGAAGCATTGGGCTATGGCGATTGCATTGATTGTTTTCAATGCGTTAACGTATGCCCCACCGGAATTGACATTCGTAATGGCACACAGTTGGAATGTATTAATTGTACGGCATGTATTGACGAATGTGACACCATTATGGAGAAGGTAAACCTGCCCAAAGGTTTGATACGGTATGCCAGCGAGAACGAGATAACCAAAAAAGAGAAATTTAAATTTACGCCAAGGCTTAAGGGGTATACAGCCGTACTTACCATTTTGATAGGCGTCTTGGCTGGAATGCTATTTTTAAGAAATGACCTGGAAGCCAATATTCTTAGATTACCCGGGCAGTTGTACGAACACAAAGAAGGGAACATCATCAGTAATGTTTATACCTATAAGCTCGTAAACAAAACAACCAAAGATGTAGAAGACGTCAACTTCAAGCTACTTTCACATAAGGGTACTATTGAACTGGTTCGCCAAAATGATTTTACCGTACCGGCACAGGACTTGGCTGAAGGCACGCTTTTTATTGAAATAAACAATACAGCTATAAAAAGCGATAAAGAAAAAGTAAAGGTCGGAATATACAGTGATGGTGAATTGATAGAGACTACCGTTACCGCATTTTTGGCTCCTAGAAGTTATAAATAA